In a genomic window of Wyeomyia smithii strain HCP4-BCI-WySm-NY-G18 chromosome 1, ASM2978416v1, whole genome shotgun sequence:
- the LOC129726823 gene encoding uncharacterized protein DDB_G0287625-like, giving the protein NNNNNNNNNNNNNNNNNNNNNNNNNNNNNNNNNNNNNNNNNNNNNNNNNNNNNNNNNNNNNNNNNNNNNNNNNNNNNINNNNNNNNNNNNNNNNNNNNNNNNNNNNNNNNNNNNNNNNNNNNNNNNNNNNNNNNNNNNNNNNNNNNNNNNNNNNNNNNNNNNNNNNNNNNNNNNNNNNNNNNNNNNKNNNNNNNNNNNNNNNNNNNNNNNNNNNNNNNNNNNNNNKNNNNNNYYNNNNNNNNNNNNNNNNNNNNNNNNNNNNNNNNNN; this is encoded by the coding sequence aataataataataataataataataataataataataataataataataataataataataataataataataataataataataataataataataataataataataataataataataataataataataataataataataataataataataataataataataataataataataataataataataataataataataataataataataataataataataatattaataataataataataataataataataataataataataataataataataataataataataataataataataataataataataataataataataataataataataataataataataataataataataataataataataataataataataataataataataataataataataataataataataataataataataataataataataataataataataataataataataataataataataataataataataataataataataataataataataataataataataataataataataataataataaaaataataataataataataataataataataataataataataataataataataataataataataataataataataataataataataataataataataataataataataaaaataataataataataattattataataataataataataataataataataataataataataataataataataataataataataataataataataataataataataataataataataat